Proteins encoded by one window of Halomonas chromatireducens:
- a CDS encoding S-(hydroxymethyl)glutathione dehydrogenase/class III alcohol dehydrogenase, which produces MKSRAAIALAAGKPLELVEIDVEGPKAGEVLVRIAATSVCHTDAFTLSGADPEGLFPSVLGHEGAGVVEEVGPGVTSLKPGDHVIPLYTAECGKCKFCLSGKTNLCQAVRATQGQGLMPDGTSRFSLDGKMLHHYMGCSTFSEYTVLPEVSLAKVSQEAPLDKICLLGCGVTTGIGAVLNTAKVEPGSTVAVFGLGAIGLAVIQGAQMAKASRIIAIDVNPDKFELARQFGATDFVNPKEHSDPIQQVIVDLTDGGVDYSFECIGNVNVMRQALECCHKGWGESVIIGVAGAGEEISTRPFQLVTGRVWRGSAFGGVKGRSELPGYVQRYMDGEIKIDEFITHDLPFEQINEAFDLLHAGKSIRTVLRF; this is translated from the coding sequence ATGAAATCACGCGCTGCCATCGCCCTGGCCGCCGGCAAGCCGCTGGAGCTGGTCGAGATCGACGTCGAGGGGCCCAAGGCCGGCGAGGTACTGGTGCGTATCGCTGCCACCAGCGTCTGCCATACCGACGCCTTCACCCTCTCCGGCGCCGACCCCGAAGGCCTCTTCCCCTCGGTGCTGGGCCATGAGGGTGCCGGGGTCGTCGAGGAAGTCGGCCCCGGCGTCACCAGCCTCAAGCCCGGCGATCATGTCATTCCCCTCTATACCGCCGAGTGCGGCAAGTGCAAGTTCTGCCTTTCCGGCAAGACCAACCTGTGCCAGGCGGTGCGCGCCACCCAGGGCCAGGGGCTGATGCCCGACGGCACCTCGCGCTTCTCGCTGGATGGCAAGATGCTGCACCACTACATGGGCTGCTCCACCTTCAGCGAGTACACCGTTCTGCCCGAGGTGTCGCTGGCCAAGGTCTCCCAGGAGGCGCCGCTGGACAAGATCTGCCTGCTCGGCTGCGGCGTGACCACCGGCATCGGCGCGGTGCTCAACACCGCCAAGGTGGAGCCGGGCTCCACCGTTGCCGTGTTCGGCCTCGGTGCCATCGGCCTGGCGGTGATCCAAGGGGCGCAGATGGCCAAGGCCAGCCGCATCATCGCCATCGACGTCAACCCGGACAAGTTCGAGCTGGCGCGCCAGTTCGGTGCCACCGACTTCGTCAATCCCAAGGAACACTCGGACCCCATCCAGCAGGTGATCGTCGACCTGACCGACGGCGGAGTCGACTACTCCTTCGAGTGCATCGGCAACGTCAACGTGATGCGCCAGGCGCTGGAGTGCTGTCACAAGGGCTGGGGCGAGTCGGTGATCATCGGCGTGGCCGGGGCCGGCGAGGAGATCTCGACGCGGCCGTTCCAGCTGGTGACGGGACGGGTATGGCGCGGTTCGGCCTTCGGTGGGGTGAAGGGGCGCAGCGAACTGCCGGGCTACGTGCAGCGCTACATGGACGGCGAGATCAAGATCGACGAGTTCATCACCCACGACTTGCCGTTCGAGCAGATCAACGAGGCCTTCGATCTGCTGCATGCGGGCAAGAGCATCCGTACGGTGCTTCGCTTTTGA
- a CDS encoding branched-chain amino acid ABC transporter permease — MATTQTLTPVMERQRRANMRRNAFYLLLIVVGLLAPFVAYPVFLMKVLTFALFACAFNLLLGYAGLLSFGHAAFLATGGYVTGYLLSSYPGLTPELGILVGTGAAVLLGIAFGALAIRRQGIYFAMVTLALAQLMFFFYIQAPFTGGEDGLHGVPRGNLFGLISLRSNLAMYYFVFAIFLIGFAIVQRAVHSPFGQVLKAIRENEPRAVSLGYNVDAYKLLAFVISAGLAGLAGSTKTIVFQLASLTDAHWHMSGEVILMTLLGGVGTLFGPVVGAGLVVSLQHMLAQSPLGNWINVILGLIFVICVLSFRSGIVGEITKLYRKNFK, encoded by the coding sequence ATGGCCACGACTCAAACCCTGACTCCCGTCATGGAGCGTCAGCGTCGAGCCAACATGCGACGCAATGCCTTCTACCTGTTGTTGATCGTGGTGGGGCTGCTGGCACCCTTCGTTGCCTATCCGGTCTTCCTCATGAAGGTGCTGACCTTCGCGCTGTTCGCCTGCGCCTTCAACCTGCTGCTCGGCTACGCCGGCCTGCTTTCCTTCGGCCATGCCGCTTTCCTGGCTACCGGCGGGTATGTCACCGGCTACCTGCTCTCGAGCTATCCCGGGCTGACACCGGAGCTGGGCATCCTCGTCGGCACCGGGGCTGCGGTACTGCTGGGCATCGCCTTTGGTGCGCTGGCTATCCGTCGCCAGGGCATCTACTTCGCCATGGTGACACTGGCGCTGGCGCAGCTGATGTTCTTCTTCTACATCCAGGCGCCGTTCACCGGCGGCGAGGATGGCCTGCACGGCGTGCCGCGGGGTAACCTTTTCGGCTTGATCAGCCTGCGCAGCAACCTGGCGATGTACTATTTCGTCTTCGCGATCTTCCTGATTGGCTTCGCCATCGTGCAACGTGCCGTGCATTCGCCCTTCGGGCAGGTGCTCAAGGCGATTCGCGAGAACGAGCCGCGTGCGGTGTCGCTGGGTTACAACGTCGATGCTTACAAGCTGCTGGCGTTCGTCATCTCCGCAGGCCTTGCCGGTCTGGCCGGTTCCACCAAGACCATCGTCTTTCAGCTGGCCTCGCTGACCGATGCCCATTGGCATATGTCGGGAGAAGTCATCCTGATGACGCTGCTCGGCGGCGTGGGCACACTGTTCGGGCCGGTGGTCGGTGCCGGCCTGGTGGTAAGCCTGCAGCACATGCTGGCGCAATCGCCGCTGGGCAACTGGATCAACGTCATCCTGGGTCTGATCTTCGTCATCTGTGTGCTCAGCTTCCGTAGCGGTATCGTCGGTGAGATTACCAAGCTGTATCGCAAGAACTTCAAGTGA